The following coding sequences lie in one Pontibacter sp. G13 genomic window:
- a CDS encoding ParB/RepB/Spo0J family partition protein gives MAAKRKRQALGRGLGSILPETPDENPLSSEIPIHQIELNPYQPRKHFDEEMLEELAKSIEIHGVIQPITVRKLADAQFQLISGERRLRASKLAGLKQVPVYIRTADDEQMLEMALIENIQREDLNPIEIANSYQLMIDELGLKQEDLGEKVGKKRSTVTNYVSLLKLPDAVKAALRDGGISMGHAKTLKNIEDHILQMGLFQDILDRGLSVRQAEELARKLKQRTSGKGDPKELEKPSVHDIHLRKVADTLTDRFGNKVKLNQKKDGKGEISIPFNNTDDLNRILDILDL, from the coding sequence ATGGCTGCAAAACGCAAAAGACAAGCTTTGGGACGGGGCCTAGGTTCCATCCTCCCCGAGACTCCCGACGAAAATCCGCTGAGTTCTGAGATTCCGATCCATCAGATCGAGCTGAATCCGTATCAGCCGCGGAAGCATTTCGATGAGGAGATGTTGGAGGAACTCGCCAAGTCCATCGAGATTCATGGCGTGATTCAGCCCATCACCGTCCGAAAGCTCGCCGACGCCCAGTTTCAGTTGATCTCGGGTGAGCGTCGTCTTCGTGCTTCCAAGCTTGCTGGTCTCAAGCAAGTGCCTGTGTACATTCGCACTGCGGATGACGAGCAAATGCTCGAAATGGCCCTGATCGAGAATATCCAGCGGGAGGATCTCAATCCGATTGAAATCGCCAATTCCTACCAGCTCATGATCGACGAGTTAGGACTCAAGCAGGAAGATCTCGGTGAAAAGGTCGGGAAGAAGCGTTCCACCGTGACCAATTATGTATCCCTCCTGAAGCTCCCGGATGCTGTAAAGGCTGCACTTCGGGATGGTGGGATTTCAATGGGACATGCCAAGACGCTGAAAAATATCGAGGATCACATCCTTCAGATGGGTCTCTTCCAAGATATTCTGGATCGCGGATTATCGGTACGTCAAGCCGAAGAACTTGCCCGCAAGCTCAAGCAACGGACCTCAGGCAAAGGGGATCCCAAGGAATTGGAAAAACCTTCTGTTCATGATATTCACCTCCGTAAGGTAGCAGATACATTGACTGACCGCTTTGGCAACAAGGTGAAACTCAATCAGAAAAAGGATGGCAAGGGAGAGATCAGTATTCCCTTCAACAATACCGACGATCTGAACCGAATCCTTGATATCCTCGACCTCTGA
- a CDS encoding arylsulfatase: MNRTILPLIVLGLLFAANPSFAQKAPPNVILVLTDDQGIGDLSCHGNPWLKTPELDAFYQESVRLTDFHVSPFCTPTRAALMTGQYPIHNGAWATYKGRDALQPSSTTMAEVFQAQGYRTGIFGKWHLGDNYPLRPTDQGFDVAVHHHAGGVGELSDHWGNDYFDDTYYVNNESQPFEGYCTDVWFEQTMKFIEENRDRPFFAYLATNAPHSPLIVAEEYAAPYQSLEGNQIVSANLYGMIANIDENFGRLNRFLAEQGLADNTIFIFMTDNGTNFGYTRDGKLGYNMGFRGVKGDKLEGGHRVPFFIRWPNGKISGGKDIGTLAAHVDVLPTLASLCGFELTDSVAWDGIDLSPALQKGKDLPERNIYVHHRQDWRQPEATNRTCIIRGKWRLINGKKLFDISQDPKQTQNVAAQYPEVVEQLLAGNSDFYELASEQPAFAELPVFIAGNETQPELKLTIQHAIGEDGGIWKPEQVAAGMKNRNNTHALEIERAGEYEISFRRWPKECPGPILGIPAVVPPGEFAYKAIAPQVARMQIANQILEKEIGSEDESVIFRVKLQPGKTLLVTDFVENGEAYGVYYTYVRRVDEDR; the protein is encoded by the coding sequence ATGAATCGGACGATCCTACCACTCATCGTACTCGGTCTATTGTTCGCAGCGAATCCATCATTCGCCCAAAAAGCACCCCCCAACGTCATACTGGTCCTTACGGACGATCAAGGAATCGGAGATCTCTCCTGCCATGGCAACCCTTGGCTCAAAACGCCTGAATTGGATGCTTTCTATCAGGAGTCAGTTCGGTTGACGGATTTTCACGTGAGTCCCTTCTGTACCCCAACCAGGGCGGCACTCATGACCGGGCAATACCCCATTCACAACGGAGCATGGGCCACCTACAAAGGCCGGGATGCGCTCCAGCCCAGTTCTACGACCATGGCAGAGGTGTTTCAAGCTCAGGGCTATCGCACCGGTATTTTTGGCAAATGGCACTTGGGGGATAATTATCCGCTCAGACCGACCGATCAAGGATTCGATGTAGCCGTGCATCACCACGCGGGTGGAGTCGGGGAACTGTCCGATCACTGGGGCAATGACTATTTCGACGATACCTACTACGTCAACAACGAGTCTCAGCCATTCGAAGGGTATTGTACAGATGTGTGGTTTGAGCAGACCATGAAATTCATCGAGGAGAATCGCGATCGCCCGTTTTTTGCCTATTTGGCTACCAATGCACCGCATTCCCCGCTGATTGTGGCAGAGGAATACGCTGCTCCCTACCAGTCGCTGGAAGGAAACCAGATCGTCAGTGCCAATCTCTACGGCATGATCGCCAACATTGACGAGAACTTCGGTAGGCTCAATCGCTTCTTGGCCGAGCAAGGACTGGCGGATAATACGATCTTCATTTTCATGACGGATAATGGGACGAATTTTGGCTATACTCGAGATGGAAAGCTAGGCTACAACATGGGCTTTCGCGGAGTCAAAGGGGACAAGCTAGAAGGGGGGCATCGGGTGCCGTTTTTTATCCGATGGCCCAATGGCAAGATCTCGGGGGGAAAAGACATCGGGACACTTGCTGCGCATGTGGATGTGCTGCCTACCTTGGCAAGTCTGTGTGGGTTTGAACTGACGGACAGCGTGGCATGGGATGGAATCGATCTATCTCCGGCTTTGCAAAAAGGCAAGGATTTGCCCGAGCGGAATATCTACGTGCATCATAGGCAGGACTGGCGGCAACCTGAGGCTACGAATAGGACTTGTATCATTCGTGGGAAATGGCGCTTGATCAACGGGAAGAAACTCTTTGACATCTCGCAAGACCCCAAGCAGACCCAGAATGTCGCCGCTCAATATCCCGAAGTGGTGGAACAACTTTTGGCGGGTAATTCGGATTTCTACGAGCTTGCTTCTGAGCAGCCCGCTTTTGCGGAATTGCCGGTTTTCATTGCCGGAAACGAAACGCAGCCTGAGCTCAAACTCACCATCCAGCATGCCATCGGGGAAGATGGAGGCATCTGGAAACCCGAACAAGTAGCCGCCGGCATGAAGAATCGCAACAATACCCATGCCCTTGAGATTGAACGCGCGGGTGAGTACGAGATTTCCTTCCGACGTTGGCCTAAAGAATGTCCCGGACCGATTTTGGGAATACCAGCTGTAGTTCCCCCCGGTGAATTCGCGTACAAGGCTATCGCTCCCCAAGTGGCGCGTATGCAGATCGCCAATCAAATCCTTGAAAAGGAGATCGGCTCTGAGGATGAATCCGTCATTTTCCGTGTCAAGCTCCAGCCTGGCAAGACGTTGTTGGTTACGGACTTCGTGGAGAATGGTGAGGCGTATGGGGTGTACTACACCTATGTGCGGCGCGTGGATGAGGATAGGTGA
- the tnpA gene encoding IS200/IS605 family transposase — MSQSLTSLYVHIVFSTKYRNPVLVDPFEELIHKYLYGIAKNLGCSAVAIGGHLDHVHILCRASKKIPMMDLVKTLKGNSSRWISLEFPELRQFQWQKGYAAFSVSPQNVSDVAHYIRRQKEHHQSTDFKNELRTLLSNHGVEYNEAYVWG; from the coding sequence GTGTCTCAATCATTGACTAGTCTTTACGTGCACATTGTGTTCAGTACAAAATACCGAAACCCTGTGCTTGTCGATCCCTTTGAAGAGTTGATTCATAAATACCTCTATGGAATAGCAAAAAATCTTGGATGTTCGGCGGTTGCAATAGGCGGACACCTTGATCATGTGCATATTCTCTGTAGGGCCTCCAAGAAGATTCCTATGATGGATTTAGTCAAAACTCTTAAAGGCAATTCATCCAGATGGATTTCCTTGGAATTCCCTGAATTACGCCAATTCCAATGGCAAAAAGGGTATGCAGCATTTTCGGTCAGTCCACAAAATGTCTCCGATGTGGCTCACTATATTCGAAGACAAAAAGAACATCATCAGTCCACAGACTTCAAGAACGAACTCAGAACCCTGTTATCCAATCATGGGGTTGAATACAATGAGGCCTATGTATGGGGGTGA
- a CDS encoding glycerophosphoryl diester phosphodiesterase membrane domain-containing protein, translating into MDDHSPNQTTSSYFDLWQYFKTSYQTYRKNLGIYLGFTALSWFIIYSTWGFSFLINLILPIIGLISSIAASAIRHSLEAGYYTGIHAIRQGEKPTIGLFMRGFSVWQSLFFMMIIRGIFMSPFIIIGIVSLFLADWEVATTFIFQLLELNFFSPLEMILSLPELAHSISLLFFKNIGAMISIMGCIYLQISFSFAVPLIAIKGETSMKALKKSWRMTKPHWFKVMIMMAVLGLISLFSWPVLLVGPLLVAGYLRSTIYIAFEDLLLDEEHEHPYAQPEHADISTNSTEAANGIVP; encoded by the coding sequence ATGGACGATCACTCACCCAACCAAACAACTTCTTCTTATTTCGATCTTTGGCAGTATTTCAAAACCAGTTACCAGACCTACAGGAAAAACCTCGGAATCTACTTGGGATTCACGGCGCTCAGTTGGTTCATCATTTACTCGACTTGGGGGTTTTCTTTCCTAATCAATTTGATCTTGCCCATCATCGGATTGATCTCATCGATTGCGGCATCGGCCATTCGGCACTCGCTTGAGGCTGGATATTATACAGGAATCCATGCCATCCGTCAAGGCGAAAAACCAACAATAGGATTATTCATGCGCGGTTTTTCGGTTTGGCAAAGCTTGTTCTTCATGATGATAATTCGGGGGATTTTCATGTCTCCTTTTATCATCATCGGCATTGTCTCACTCTTCTTGGCAGATTGGGAAGTCGCCACGACGTTTATCTTTCAATTGCTGGAATTAAACTTCTTTTCACCATTAGAAATGATACTTTCCTTGCCCGAACTGGCCCACAGTATCAGCCTCCTATTCTTCAAAAACATCGGCGCCATGATCAGTATAATGGGATGCATCTATCTTCAGATATCCTTCTCATTCGCCGTTCCATTGATCGCAATCAAAGGAGAAACTTCCATGAAGGCACTGAAAAAAAGCTGGCGAATGACCAAACCGCACTGGTTTAAGGTGATGATCATGATGGCTGTATTGGGATTGATTTCCCTATTCAGCTGGCCTGTCCTTTTGGTAGGTCCATTACTCGTGGCTGGATACCTCCGGAGCACAATCTATATAGCTTTCGAGGATCTCTTGTTAGATGAAGAACATGAACATCCCTACGCTCAACCCGAACATGCCGATATTTCCACAAACAGTACTGAAGCTGCAAACGGCATAGTTCCATAG
- a CDS encoding DNA polymerase III subunit alpha: MRIGAADCTRSTLVGLDVWANGHSHSTLRDACLNLLFLQCFPLKFGEIMYLNCHSYYSLRYGTLSIPEWIELAQAHGIGRLALTDVHSTSACYDFVKACRAANIDPVVGMEFRRGEELLYIALARNLSGFAEINQFYSRFSHAKQPFPELPPVWSDVYVIYPWERQAHISLGEHEYLGVRPHQVPQLLRSRFRHRQDKLVVLQPVTYVDQRGFNLHRLLRAVDQNVLLSKLANGRDTGAGEGFVPPDALRQAYADYPQILQNTDRLLGDCSFDFDFNARRSRQTYTGGKYDDMVLLEKLAREGLAHRYGPHNREARERLDRELTIIDQLDFNAYFLITWDFVKYGRSRGFYHVGRGSGANSLAAYCLGITDVDPIELDLYFERFLNPKRTSPPDFDIDYSWRDRDEVLEYLLKRYRSSHTALLATYNCFRGRAAIRELGKVFGLPKREIDKIVGGYSSIVELDQLSQQVVKYAECIEGFPNHLGIHAGGVLISEDPMHAYTATDLPPKGMPITHFDMYVAEDINLHKFDVLSQRGLGHIKDSLKIIRDNQGKDVDIHDVQAFKQDKRVRQMLSDARTIGCFYIESPAMRQLLSKLDCDDYPTLVAASSIIRPGVASSGMMKAYIERHNGEPFQYLHPRLGELLDDTYGVMVYQEDVIKVVHGFAGLDLADADMLRRAMSGKFRSKDGFQQLERRFFASCAEQGHPEEVSREVWRQIQSFAGYSFSKAHSASFAVESFQSLYLKAYYPREFMVAVVNNFGGFYDTEFYLIEARMWGAKIHPPCVNHSEYYTRIIGEDIYLGFVHLKELGQKIAQNIAPERELRGDFQGMADFARRIPITREQLQILIRIGAFRFTDKTKAHLLWEMQLHVKRAGSASQADVLFLPEGQEFELPDFEQSPLEDAYDEMELLGFSICPPFALVPQIPEASLLVRDLPNHLGHSVEIAGYLINIKPVKTKYGERMQFAHFIDAECRPFDVTVFPDQVRDYPFSGRGVYWVKGLVVEEFGSYSLEVQEMRKFVFQPDPRMEGTPALPDYKSKKL; the protein is encoded by the coding sequence ATGCGAATCGGTGCCGCTGACTGCACCCGCAGCACCCTTGTGGGGCTGGACGTTTGGGCAAATGGCCATAGCCATTCTACCCTGAGAGACGCATGCCTGAATTTACTTTTCCTCCAATGCTTCCCGCTCAAGTTTGGAGAAATTATGTATCTGAATTGCCACAGCTACTACAGCTTGCGGTATGGAACGTTGTCGATCCCTGAATGGATCGAATTGGCGCAGGCGCATGGAATCGGCAGATTGGCCCTGACGGATGTACACAGCACCTCGGCATGCTACGATTTTGTCAAAGCGTGTCGAGCGGCGAATATAGATCCCGTGGTGGGGATGGAGTTTCGCAGGGGGGAGGAATTGCTCTATATCGCCTTGGCACGGAACCTCTCGGGATTCGCAGAGATCAATCAATTCTACTCGCGATTTTCCCACGCCAAGCAGCCCTTTCCCGAATTACCGCCGGTCTGGTCGGATGTGTATGTGATTTATCCGTGGGAGCGGCAGGCGCACATCAGCCTCGGTGAGCATGAGTATCTAGGCGTGCGTCCCCATCAGGTCCCGCAGCTCCTTCGATCGCGGTTTCGGCATCGTCAAGACAAGCTGGTGGTCCTCCAACCCGTCACCTACGTGGATCAGCGGGGCTTCAATCTTCATCGATTGCTCAGGGCGGTAGACCAGAATGTTTTGCTCAGCAAATTGGCCAACGGACGGGATACAGGCGCGGGTGAGGGATTTGTGCCGCCAGATGCGCTTCGGCAAGCCTATGCCGATTATCCGCAGATTCTTCAGAATACAGATCGACTCTTGGGCGATTGTTCATTTGATTTCGATTTCAACGCCCGGAGATCGCGCCAAACTTATACCGGCGGCAAATACGACGACATGGTTCTGCTGGAAAAATTGGCACGAGAAGGACTTGCCCATCGGTATGGTCCTCACAACCGAGAGGCCCGCGAGCGTTTGGACCGAGAGCTGACGATCATCGACCAATTGGATTTCAACGCCTATTTCCTCATTACGTGGGACTTCGTGAAGTACGGCCGTAGTCGGGGATTCTACCACGTAGGGCGGGGGAGTGGTGCCAATAGTCTGGCCGCCTACTGCCTGGGAATCACCGATGTGGACCCGATTGAATTGGACCTGTATTTCGAGCGATTCCTGAATCCCAAGCGGACTTCCCCGCCGGATTTCGATATCGACTACTCTTGGCGGGATCGGGACGAGGTGCTGGAATATCTACTGAAGCGCTACCGGAGCAGCCACACCGCACTTCTGGCGACTTACAACTGCTTCCGGGGGCGTGCCGCTATCCGAGAATTGGGCAAGGTGTTTGGACTGCCCAAGCGCGAGATCGACAAGATTGTGGGAGGATATTCCTCCATCGTCGAGCTGGATCAGCTTTCGCAGCAGGTCGTAAAATACGCCGAGTGCATTGAGGGATTTCCCAATCATCTGGGGATTCATGCGGGCGGTGTATTGATCTCCGAAGATCCCATGCATGCCTATACCGCGACGGATCTTCCGCCCAAGGGCATGCCGATCACCCATTTTGATATGTATGTAGCCGAGGATATCAATCTTCACAAATTCGATGTGCTCAGTCAGCGGGGGTTGGGCCACATCAAGGATAGCCTCAAGATCATCCGCGACAATCAGGGCAAGGATGTCGATATCCACGATGTGCAGGCTTTCAAGCAAGACAAGCGCGTGCGTCAGATGCTCTCTGATGCACGGACGATTGGCTGCTTCTACATCGAGTCTCCCGCCATGCGGCAACTTCTCAGCAAGCTCGATTGCGACGACTATCCCACCCTCGTGGCCGCCAGCTCGATTATCCGACCGGGTGTGGCGAGCTCTGGGATGATGAAGGCCTACATCGAGCGGCACAATGGGGAACCTTTCCAATATCTCCACCCCAGACTCGGCGAATTGCTGGACGACACCTATGGCGTGATGGTCTATCAGGAGGATGTGATCAAGGTCGTGCATGGATTTGCGGGGTTGGATCTAGCGGATGCGGATATGCTCCGTCGGGCCATGTCGGGGAAGTTTCGCTCCAAGGATGGGTTTCAACAATTGGAACGACGGTTTTTTGCAAGCTGCGCCGAACAGGGACATCCCGAGGAGGTGTCGAGGGAGGTGTGGCGCCAGATCCAGAGTTTTGCCGGGTACTCGTTTTCCAAGGCGCATTCGGCCTCATTCGCGGTGGAAAGCTTCCAGAGCCTCTATCTCAAGGCCTATTATCCGCGGGAATTCATGGTGGCCGTGGTCAATAATTTCGGAGGATTCTACGACACAGAATTCTACCTGATCGAGGCCCGGATGTGGGGGGCCAAGATTCATCCTCCCTGCGTCAATCACAGTGAATATTACACCCGGATTATCGGAGAAGACATCTATCTGGGATTTGTTCATCTGAAGGAACTAGGGCAGAAGATCGCCCAGAATATCGCGCCAGAGCGGGAATTGCGGGGCGATTTTCAGGGAATGGCAGATTTCGCCAGAAGGATTCCCATTACGCGGGAGCAATTGCAGATCTTGATCCGGATCGGGGCATTTCGGTTCACCGACAAAACCAAAGCGCATCTCCTGTGGGAAATGCAGCTGCATGTCAAGCGCGCCGGATCTGCCAGTCAAGCCGATGTGCTATTTCTTCCGGAAGGGCAGGAGTTTGAATTGCCGGATTTCGAGCAATCGCCCTTGGAGGATGCCTATGACGAAATGGAACTGTTGGGATTCTCGATTTGTCCGCCATTTGCCTTAGTACCGCAGATTCCGGAAGCGAGCTTGTTGGTACGAGATCTCCCCAATCATCTGGGGCATTCGGTCGAAATCGCAGGGTACCTCATCAATATCAAACCTGTGAAAACCAAATACGGTGAGCGCATGCAATTCGCGCACTTCATCGATGCCGAATGCCGCCCTTTCGATGTGACGGTCTTTCCGGATCAAGTGCGAGACTATCCGTTTTCGGGGCGTGGAGTCTATTGGGTCAAAGGACTCGTTGTGGAGGAATTCGGCAGTTATTCCCTAGAAGTGCAGGAAATGCGCAAATTCGTGTTTCAGCCCGATCCCCGGATGGAGGGTACCCCCGCACTGCCGGATTACAAGTCCAAGAAGCTATGA
- a CDS encoding DUF5683 domain-containing protein, translating into MRIFYRWIGLWVLAMCAMLPLQAQVDTTLTTTPDSVEAVVLDSVTTLGMVIQTSDSAGWLKRVSQNIQSELPEVVRQGDSAKLVIHIPWRDDVQMRWPVGFLKAGRRPPFNPSVAWQRSLVIPGWGQAYNKSYWKLPIVYAGYVGFGYYIGYNQQEYLRYKQNFLCAVGSGADGCTIDADLDQFDAQGLRTRRDQFKRDRNFGIILLAGWHILQVVDAYVDAHLKSFDVSEDLSLQVSPLEPVSAGAMGFGPALRVRW; encoded by the coding sequence ATGAGAATCTTCTACCGATGGATCGGCCTGTGGGTCTTGGCGATGTGTGCCATGTTGCCCCTGCAGGCGCAAGTGGATACCACGTTGACCACCACGCCCGACTCTGTGGAGGCCGTGGTATTGGACAGTGTGACCACGCTCGGCATGGTCATCCAGACTTCCGATAGTGCTGGATGGCTCAAACGTGTCTCCCAGAATATCCAATCCGAATTGCCAGAGGTGGTGCGCCAAGGCGACTCCGCCAAGTTGGTCATCCATATTCCGTGGCGCGACGATGTGCAGATGCGTTGGCCTGTGGGATTCCTCAAGGCGGGGCGACGTCCACCCTTCAATCCCAGTGTCGCCTGGCAACGTTCCCTCGTCATTCCCGGATGGGGGCAGGCCTATAACAAAAGCTATTGGAAGCTCCCGATTGTCTATGCCGGATATGTCGGCTTTGGCTACTACATCGGATACAATCAGCAAGAGTATCTCCGGTACAAGCAAAACTTCCTGTGCGCCGTCGGTTCTGGGGCAGATGGATGTACCATCGATGCCGATTTGGATCAATTCGATGCGCAGGGCCTCCGGACGCGGCGCGACCAATTCAAGCGGGACCGCAACTTCGGGATTATCCTACTCGCCGGATGGCACATCTTGCAGGTGGTAGATGCCTATGTCGATGCACATCTCAAGTCGTTTGATGTGTCCGAGGATCTGTCCTTGCAGGTATCTCCCTTGGAGCCCGTATCTGCGGGAGCGATGGGGTTCGGGCCAGCGTTGCGGGTGCGTTGGTAG
- a CDS encoding acyl-CoA thioester hydrolase/BAAT C-terminal domain-containing protein yields the protein MNKSTRILLGCIVVIALLVVGYRYLDNLLFDGIRPTPIHEQEFQASFFAKSDIEHRPAVVVIGGGAWGDYWAQELAKANYVGLSLPYCCQDELPSLPEEIPLEYFQDAVHWLKQQPEVNPDQIVVMGASRNAELALVIASYLPESIHGAIAFCPSSVSWSNTVLPYNSDAVKPSWTLDNEPIPFIPMDKYQGGESDTLETLSYWTEALQDSQAVNFAAIPVENIQGPILLFSGLDDQVWPSFMMSEMIEERLNAHNFGFSIDNIQYLQAGHLISGNPNHLMHTRYGSMQIGGKTYAHPFGGTAEGDQGAQQDAHHRVMGYFAKLSNE from the coding sequence ATGAACAAATCCACCAGAATTCTCCTCGGATGTATCGTCGTCATCGCATTGTTGGTCGTCGGATATCGATACCTCGACAACCTGCTGTTTGACGGAATTAGGCCCACACCGATCCACGAACAGGAATTTCAGGCAAGCTTCTTCGCCAAGTCAGATATCGAGCATCGCCCGGCGGTGGTGGTGATCGGCGGAGGTGCCTGGGGAGACTATTGGGCGCAAGAACTCGCCAAAGCCAACTATGTTGGACTCTCATTGCCGTACTGCTGCCAAGATGAGCTGCCCTCCCTGCCTGAAGAAATTCCCTTGGAATACTTCCAAGATGCCGTCCATTGGCTGAAACAGCAACCTGAAGTCAACCCCGATCAGATCGTAGTCATGGGCGCATCCCGCAATGCCGAGTTGGCCTTGGTCATCGCCTCCTATCTGCCGGAGTCGATTCATGGCGCGATTGCATTCTGCCCATCTTCGGTAAGCTGGTCCAATACTGTCCTTCCCTACAATTCGGATGCAGTCAAACCCAGCTGGACCCTTGACAATGAACCTATTCCATTCATCCCGATGGACAAGTATCAAGGCGGTGAATCCGATACCTTGGAGACGCTTTCCTACTGGACCGAGGCTTTGCAGGATAGCCAGGCTGTAAACTTTGCCGCCATCCCGGTGGAAAATATCCAAGGTCCTATCCTGCTCTTTTCGGGGCTGGATGATCAAGTTTGGCCCTCATTTATGATGAGCGAAATGATCGAAGAAAGACTGAATGCCCACAACTTCGGCTTCTCGATCGACAACATTCAATATCTGCAAGCCGGGCACTTGATTTCTGGCAATCCCAACCATCTCATGCATACTCGGTACGGCAGCATGCAGATCGGCGGCAAGACGTATGCCCATCCTTTCGGCGGTACCGCTGAGGGAGATCAAGGTGCCCAGCAAGATGCCCACCATCGCGTCATGGGTTATTTTGCCAAGCTGAGCAATGAATAG
- the acs gene encoding acetate--CoA ligase, whose translation MTHRIKSFEDYQTLYDRSVADPEGFWAEQASTFQWRKTWDRVLDWNFEGPDVKWFVGGKLNITENCLDRHLETRGDQVAILWEPNDPTESPISYTYRELYHAVCRMANVLKSRGIQKGDRVCLYMPMVPELAIAVLACARVGAIHSVVFAGFSSKALADRINDATCKMVICSDGNFRGSKVIPVKDIVDEALKTCPTIETNLVLKRTGQEVAWHADQDVWLHEAYQGVSDECPAEEMDAEDMLFILYTSGSTGKPKGVVHTCGGYMVYTEFSFKNVFQYDEGDVYWCTADIGWITGHSYIVYGPLLAGATTMMFEGVPTYPDAGRFWQICEKHKVNQFYTAPTAIRALEAKGLEYVKPYDLGSLKVLGSVGEPINEEAWHWYDDNIGAKGLPIVDTWWQTETGGIMISPLAGITPLKPCHATLPLPGIQPVIVDAEGNEVEGNDVEGLLCVKFPWPSMLRTTYGDHERCKNVYFSAFPGKYFTGDGVRRDEVGNYRIIGRVDDVINVSGHRIGTAEVENAIDEHPNVVESAVVGYPHDIKGQGIYAYIICQQHPSDMETLRAEILSIVTKVIGPIAKPDKIQLVNGLPKTRSGKIMRRILRKIADGTSDKLGDTSTLLDPSVVDEIRDGVLI comes from the coding sequence ATGACCCACAGAATCAAGAGCTTTGAAGACTACCAAACCTTGTACGACCGCAGTGTAGCTGACCCAGAAGGCTTCTGGGCTGAGCAGGCTTCCACTTTCCAATGGCGCAAAACGTGGGACCGCGTGCTGGACTGGAACTTCGAAGGACCCGATGTCAAATGGTTTGTCGGTGGAAAGCTCAACATCACCGAAAACTGCCTCGACCGCCATCTCGAAACCCGAGGGGACCAAGTGGCGATCCTCTGGGAACCCAATGACCCGACCGAATCTCCCATCTCATATACCTATCGTGAATTGTATCATGCGGTCTGCCGAATGGCCAATGTCCTCAAGTCCCGAGGCATCCAGAAAGGCGACCGAGTATGCCTGTACATGCCGATGGTCCCTGAGCTGGCGATTGCCGTACTGGCCTGTGCTCGGGTAGGCGCGATTCATTCGGTGGTGTTTGCGGGATTCTCCTCCAAGGCGCTCGCCGACCGGATCAATGATGCGACCTGCAAAATGGTCATCTGCTCCGATGGCAACTTCCGTGGCTCCAAGGTCATCCCCGTGAAGGATATCGTGGATGAAGCCCTCAAGACTTGCCCGACCATCGAGACCAATCTCGTCCTCAAGCGCACCGGACAGGAAGTGGCTTGGCATGCAGACCAGGATGTTTGGCTGCATGAAGCCTATCAGGGAGTGAGTGATGAATGTCCCGCCGAAGAAATGGATGCTGAAGACATGCTCTTCATCCTGTACACTTCCGGATCGACCGGCAAACCCAAGGGCGTCGTCCATACCTGCGGAGGATACATGGTCTACACCGAGTTCTCCTTCAAGAATGTGTTCCAATACGACGAGGGCGATGTCTACTGGTGTACGGCGGACATCGGATGGATCACGGGTCATTCCTACATCGTATATGGGCCGCTGCTCGCAGGCGCGACCACCATGATGTTTGAAGGAGTCCCCACCTATCCGGATGCAGGGAGATTCTGGCAAATCTGCGAAAAACACAAAGTCAATCAATTCTATACGGCTCCGACCGCCATTCGCGCGCTCGAAGCCAAAGGACTCGAATACGTCAAACCCTATGACCTCGGCAGCCTCAAAGTGCTGGGATCTGTTGGCGAACCCATCAACGAGGAAGCATGGCATTGGTACGATGACAACATCGGCGCCAAAGGGCTTCCGATTGTCGATACATGGTGGCAAACAGAGACCGGGGGCATCATGATCTCCCCGCTGGCAGGTATTACACCGCTCAAGCCATGCCACGCGACTCTGCCACTTCCGGGGATTCAACCCGTCATCGTCGATGCCGAAGGCAACGAGGTTGAAGGCAATGACGTCGAAGGCTTGCTCTGCGTAAAATTCCCTTGGCCGTCGATGCTACGCACCACATACGGCGATCACGAGCGCTGCAAGAATGTCTATTTCTCGGCATTCCCCGGCAAGTACTTTACAGGCGATGGCGTCCGCCGCGATGAGGTCGGCAACTATCGGATCATCGGCCGTGTGGATGATGTCATCAATGTCTCTGGCCACCGAATCGGTACCGCCGAGGTCGAGAATGCCATCGACGAGCACCCCAATGTCGTGGAATCCGCCGTCGTGGGATATCCACATGACATCAAAGGTCAGGGCATCTACGCCTACATCATCTGCCAGCAGCATCCTTCCGACATGGAGACGCTGCGAGCGGAGATCCTGTCCATCGTCACCAAGGTGATCGGACCGATCGCCAAACCCGACAAGATCCAACTGGTCAATGGCTTGCCCAAGACCCGATCCGGCAAGATCATGCGACGGATTCTCCGGAAGATCGCAGACGGTACCTCCGACAAATTGGGCGATACCTCTACCCTACTCGACCCATCTGTCGTGGACGAGATCCGGGACGGAGTGCTGATCTAG